The DNA segment AGCTGGTGACTCTTGGAGGCCCAGAAGCACAATGACATGGGTCTGAAATTCCCTGCCATTAATTTCCAGTTTCATGTTGCCAACACTTTACACTGGAATACCTTGGTACTTCCCAGGTGAAACTTCACCTAGAACAATTACAATGCTGAAGCTGTTTCATACAGGGACATGCtacatgctattcttctcaccacaattgtacatagcggttaccgtagactttgtccgttcaaaccagtcaggccattctctgttgacctcactaatcaacaaggcatttccgtccacagacctgccgctcactggatgttttttatttttggcaccattcggagtaaatacaagagactgttgtgcgtgaaaatcacaggagatcagcagttacagaaatactcaaaccagcccatctggcaccaacaatcatgccagggttcaaatcactgagatcacattttctccctattctgatggttgatgtgaacattaactgaagctcctgacccgtatctgcatgattttatgcactgctgccacacgtttggctgattagataattgcatgggtgattgttggtgccagatgggctggtttgaggaaAGAAGTACACGTGACGGTTGTCACGTGTTCCAGCTGGGGAAACTACGccattcagttcagtcagtcacacattcacacacagttcaggacagcattgcTGCAGTCTGTATGGATGCATATCagttatccgtttggcgaagtcATTTACTcactataatgcttggatatgttgtctggtagggttgttgaggCTTATATTGATTGtcatgaatcgaacattactcgtgtgttatccgatcgcgatgtatctacaCTATCCGGTGaaattactgtgacatgtttactaatatgtatgacttctgaaatttacttgttatattgcatatttaagcatattattttcatgtttaataaagtatattttatccccatcattattgaattctcgttttatgtttttagtttacagtgttagtGTGTGCAGTGCaaagacatactattgtagtattatgcttttacttgcattatcaactgaggctgtacaatataatataaaaataaagtcttccattgaactcatatcatGAGTTTCTCCTCTTCAGTTGATAAATGTAGTACAACAGAaatattaatagtagataaagcacttaattcattataattaaaatatactggtaactattggtgtttgaggagagtcccctgttctccatgtaaaagcgctttgagtgtattGTCAAAAAAagtgctataagtgtaaaattgattaattcaaaatatgtaaatacgagTGATTTTTATCTTCattaaagcaagtaatatttgcagctttaaagttttgagtggggatgtgcacaagtaatcgattaatcgagtactcgttctgctTTAAATATTctactagtaaaaacactactcgaatattgcaatttgaatttTGCAATTTGCCTTCCGTGGGCAACAATGAAACTGCCTCTCCCACCGAAATCTTGCTGTTACAACTCAATGTATTGGTTGGTTCTGTGGAGGCAtgacattgttaaaggaataaattactgaaaatagtttacttttttgttattgtcattttttaatcTAGAAGTTGTTGTTTGTACATAGTGCtcattttttcattagaaaaacGTGTTCAAAGGTTGAAGGttgaaaatgtaaagtaatcgattacttgtttttttttttttttatgtgttaagaGAACTCGATTACAAAAAGTACTCTATATGCCCATTTCTAGTTTTGAGGTCATTTCACTTCACTTTCAAATGTCTAAATGAGCTTATTGGTTGGTGAGCTGGCTTTTTATTTCACTGAGCCGCAGATGTGCTGATTTTTTGTACACAGgattttgaatgggttttgtatGGTAGCGATAAGGTTCTGCTGCTTAAGCGACAATAGCTTTTGGGTGTTGTGAACCTGCCGTTCCTTCCTATAAATCAGGCTCAAAACAGGCGAGTCAGACATGTGGGCTGTTCTGGCTTTGTCGTCATTTCAGTGCATTTTGATATTGTTTCTGATGAAAAGCTCTTTTGGATAAATGGGAAAATTTTTATGATTTCTTTGTTCCTCATTAGCCTTTCATTAAGTTGTGTGTTCAAAGGGTAACATGGTGTAGTGCTTTTGTAATTGGCTTTGCTCTCTATGTTATAGTAATTTCTGCATTTTAGATTTTAATAATGTATTCACAATATTTAAAGTATTACACTGTATTGACCATGTCTTTCTTGCAACCTGTGAATACCGCACATATTACACATatcacatattacatgtattacaTGAACATATtggtgtaaaaattatttaaaaaaaaaatcaattcaaaaTTATTTCTATACCAAGAAATGAGTTTAACAGCAGGACTGTTGTTGTTGTCCTTTGCTTGTTAAGTTAAATGTATGTGGTTAGTAGTTAGTAGTAGTGTATTCATCAGAACAATAGATAGCTTCCACACATCTCATTACAGAGATATTTTGAGGGAGTTCTCTAGAGTCCATTTGAGTAGAGCTGTCTACTTTAATATAACATTACTACTTTTGAGAAGAACTTTGATAGAAACATGTCATTACGTGCCATTTTCAGTTGACTAAAGGGAAGGGTACAGTCTCCTGAAATTGATGTGACTAATTAATTGACCTTAGTACCGGAGGACCATTTTGTGCACACGTGACTAAAACAAAGAGTTCAGTATGATAATTATCACTTTAAGATTTTAATTCTTGTGACATTATTGcaacaaaaggaaaaacaaacaagtaaacaaaaaacatttgttagttagttttgtgtgtgtgtgtgtgtgtgtgtgtgtttcacgtGTGAATGCTTATTCTTCCAACTGTTGGGAATCCCCTACCAGGCCCTGATGTGTTTACATATTCTCTCGATTTGGGGTTGTGTGACACGTAAGTGTCCTAAAAAGCAATGTATACTCTAGATTACTTTCTAGTTTTGCTCAAATTTACCTTTGGCAGGATTTCTTCTATGCCAGAAAGATCTAAATATTAATTCAGTTCAGTCACATGGATTAAATGTCTCATATGATGCATTTAATTTTCTCTTGCATACAGAGCATCTGATCAAAACAAGCAAAGACTGCCAGTTGGTGGTTAATTAAGTATTAATTTGTGTCTCCTCAGCTTCTGTCTTTTGTTGCATTCGTGTTGGAGGAGGTCGTGTCCAACTGCTCATCCTGTGGGCCACTCTACTTCTTTGAATTTGTCAGTTGCACAGCCTTCCTCTTCACATTGTCACTCCTCATTCTCCTTGCCACAACGCTGCACCAGAGAGTTGGAATCAGATGTTGGCCCTCCCTGGTAAGTCACTTGacctgtgaatgtaaaaaaaaaaaaaaagaatctatcCTATTTGCACAGGACCTTTTATTTTTGCTAAAAacaaattatgtatttttgtattttatctatttattttgtattagttttatttgtattttattgttgaCATATATTGTTatttggttttatatatatatatatatatatatatatatatattactttattttagtattgcattttgtattttttgttttgagtttgaatttttatttttgtcattttaaattgtattttatttatattttcttttcttttttcattttgtatttgaatattttgattagatttgttttgttcatttgttgtattttatttgtattttatttttaatgtacattttattttcctttattattattttattagtatttcattttttttttttagctttaattttacatttttgtcattttagtttttatttgtattttctgttctttttcattttgtattttactggattttgatttgattttttttttcatgtgttgtattttatttgtgttttatttttaatgtatattttattttcatttagtatttcttggttttgattttttttattattttattttagatttattttatattttactactactactactgcatATATAACTGTTATAATTATGTTTCTTTTTAATGTTAAAGTCTGTAACCTACACACTAACTCTTTTAATGCTCCTATAGGACTTTGTATACACAACAGCCATGGCATTTTTATTCCTCTTCGCCAGTGTAGTGTTTGCGGCTGTCAATGGTGGGACAGGTCTGGAGCAGACCTCAGTGGTATGATACGTCATTGTGTTTTGTCTGATCTGATGGCATATCTGACAGCATGCTAAAACAGCATGCTAGGCAATAATTACAAATTTTACTGATAGTCAACTCTCTTTTCCGTATTGCAGGCATTTGGCTTCCTGGCCACAATGGCCTACTTTGTTGACTTCAGtctttttttgaaagaaaaaggtATTCCATGTCGAAAGGGAAGCAATCAACCTGCAACAGACAACACAACCAGACCagtgccagagagagagaaacttaaTTCTAATGGAACTGACTAGAGTTTTACTGTTTTCACCAAAATATTACTGTCAGACCGCTGTTGTACTCTAAAGCTTTTTGTCCctcaacaaacacattttttaatatataagaaCTGTTTTTACCCAAACACAAAGGTTATGATATCGTAATATTTCTGTTTAGGTCTCTGGCCAGCTAATGGACCAATTTTATCTTGTGCcttgaacatttttatttcataattgaAATACATATAGGAGTCTTAACTTTACAATTGAAATAGATGACACGCGTATCATCCAGTTTCCCATTGCGGGGGCTTCTGGCATTATGCTTACATTTTGCcacaatgaaaatttttacatggctttaaaataaaattaaaattaggaGTACAGGAATTAAGTTGTCATGTCCCCATCAGAGCTTATCTTATGTACTGTAGAAATAAATTGTTATGGTTTAACAAGTACATAAGAAGATTCACTGTATTTCTTAAAGAAGTACTCATAATCGATTTATTTAATAGTAACATATTCATTCttgaaatattatgtttttgaGAAAAATCAGGATTTTATCACGTAAACATTACTGATTGACACCTGTTTTATGTCACAGGAATATGAATAGAATATTGGATAAATTGTTAACGAAATCACGAAAGTTCAGCAAATTGtattaaatattcaaaatattattttcatataatacttgtGGGACAGGTAAATATTGCACTGTatagaccaggggtcggcaaactttttgacatggagtgctattttttattttcctggtcaatggctgtgccgacaacCCCCCCCCAAAAGAAAACATGCGCATGTAtgtgagtccacttgtgaaaatgtttctattttgcatttttgtattttactagtttatttttcattacaaatgatattatcagaataataatttaagtgaaaaatttgtgcaaaacctgcatgtgaaaaatcttgcatgtgaattttcttgtgaaagtgctttaatgaaagaaaacctgtccttttgtacaaaatgagttaatacagttaatgtcacaaatttgcttatttgattactgatcacgaaattatGTGGAATCATaagtatttattatattatgtcactgtaatcactagcacgcaagcaaccgtgagagaggagcaggctattttatttatatgacctttttcacacctgcattcaaatctacatcttgatgtaatccttcctcttgATCATGCAGCctattttcatcagctgaatgggaggctaaacactttTAAAGTGTGACTCGCGCTGTGCGtgtaagccattcacacatcgCAAGCCGATCAACTACAGTATTTAGCCCTTTtctgtgaatcgcacctgcaaaatcctaaaactttatttccaatttatatttttgaaccccacgttgtggatttatgttttctcttttaatgtaattttgagtgtgaccatggtttaaagagggtgtacctgtatgctgggttagaaatctcaaggattaatattggtgttttccttattacatcacatgttgttctgaatgcaaaaagaaacaaatgaaacttggaatgtaggctgtcattcCACACAGACTGACCGAATCAAAGCAGTgtttactcgcgcgattaaccgGAAGTGAAGCGCTGCCAGCTTGTGATACATGAATGACTTGCATGCGCTGCAGGAATCTGTTGGGTATACtacagtctcatcacattttaacttttcttagtctcccattcagctgatgaaaacacactgtgtgatcatgaggaaggattacatcaagatgtagattggaatgcaggtgcggaatttatatatataaaatagtctactcttctctcgccattgctggagtgccagtgattacccctccgcgtgtcaATGCTGGAAAGCGTggcataggttgccgacccctggtataGACATAGTCATTAAATCTATTTTATTGTAAAGATATTTTAGTGAACTGTTGAAAATGATTTTGATGACAGCAGGATGACGTTTTATTATCAACATTCTCTAATGGCCCTGTGATTATAATTTTTGCTGTGCAAGGGATGTCAGGGGTGTACAGTCatagatttttttattgaaacaatctgtttttatattgtgTGGAACTAGAAATGTatattttcctttgtgccttATCTTGTTCCATGTGGGCGCAGATGTTAACATGATTCTATCATTGTTTTGTGAGCTGTACTTGTTAAGCTATGATTGTGAAGCGTTCAGTTGAGGTTATAAGGAGGTGCCTGTTGGCCCAATTGtgttaatgtaaatttaaatgcCCGTTGAGATGAGCGGACTGCAAATTTTTGAGACCGTAGAGATGAACGGACTGCAAATTTTTGAGACCGTAGAGATGAACAGACTGCAAGTTTTTGAGACTGTAGAGATGAACGGACTGCAAGTTTTTGAGACTGTAGAGATGAACAGACTGCAAGTTTTTAAGACCATAGAGATGAACGGACTGCAAGTTTTTGAGACACTAATCTGCCCTATGCTTTCACCCTCCTGTGCTGTAAAACAGACTTCTGCTTCctgtgttaattaaaaaaaaaaaaaaatgtgtatatgtgAATTCCAGATATTTTGTTGATGCATTGACAATACACACTTGCATAGTTCTccttaagatatatatatatatatataattttttttttttttttgggttaaaTGGAACAAATCAGGTATTGATGCATAGAGATttaattattgcaaaataatataTTCTTTTTCCAAATATGAAGACTAAAAAGTATATCACATGGACcacttttacagcattgtttTTGTAAACATTTCTCCATTCCAGTTCAGCAATAAATGGCTCctgggcttttttttttgtattttatttttatatgtatggCCTGTAAAACAAATGTACCTGTTGATAAGGCTTCACAAATGACAGTGATATGTTTATTATATGAACAACACTTTGTGTGTGGTTAACTGGTGGAATCAGTCGAAGACTACGTGTCTCCTGATGATTTGATCATTAGATCTTGAGAATTGAATGTTGGCTAACTTGTTTGTGCCTTCAAAAACTAATAAACACAATTggccttattcacgctagtgccatctttgatttttaataggaatgacaacgaggctgtgagggatagccTTTCAGTTTCTTTAATGGACTGTATAgcagtttaaagttttttttttatggattgttccgtggacaaaacattgaaaaattatctgcccaaga comes from the Myxocyprinus asiaticus isolate MX2 ecotype Aquarium Trade chromosome 15, UBuf_Myxa_2, whole genome shotgun sequence genome and includes:
- the LOC127453495 gene encoding CKLF-like MARVEL transmembrane domain-containing protein 6 translates to MANTDPDPVYNATTVQEPKSKKWLIVPSENLGKVGFVIKIIEVLLSFVAFVLEEVVSNCSSCGPLYFFEFVSCTAFLFTLSLLILLATTLHQRVGIRCWPSLDFVYTTAMAFLFLFASVVFAAVNGGTGLEQTSVAFGFLATMAYFVDFSLFLKEKGIPCRKGSNQPATDNTTRPVPEREKLNSNGTD